A portion of the Thermosulfurimonas sp. F29 genome contains these proteins:
- a CDS encoding S-adenosylmethionine decarboxylase: MAKETAARRDRREPGNASRGRRGEFEDLFEDTYADNAGGETSGAGSNPVEVAMRVAEEVDLFGERELHERSAMESVPYRGVTFLINVRYRPAEMDPWQVGNALLRIARALGLTPFPETLRVVTFPVKEGYLAASASLILMESHINASTWPERGLLRLEVSSCRKIERELMERVLSTLFGEGHYELEARAWVED, from the coding sequence ATGGCGAAAGAAACGGCGGCTCGTCGGGACCGGCGAGAACCGGGGAATGCCTCGAGGGGTCGTCGTGGCGAGTTTGAGGATCTCTTTGAGGATACCTATGCGGACAATGCCGGCGGGGAGACTTCCGGCGCGGGGAGCAATCCCGTGGAGGTCGCCATGCGCGTGGCCGAGGAGGTCGACCTTTTCGGAGAGAGAGAGTTGCACGAGCGTTCCGCCATGGAAAGCGTACCCTACCGCGGGGTGACCTTTCTCATCAATGTGCGTTACCGTCCGGCGGAGATGGACCCTTGGCAGGTGGGGAATGCGCTTTTGCGTATAGCCAGGGCGCTGGGGCTTACCCCTTTTCCCGAAACCCTGCGCGTGGTTACCTTCCCTGTGAAGGAGGGATACCTTGCGGCCTCGGCCTCGCTCATCCTGATGGAGAGTCACATCAATGCGAGCACTTGGCCGGAAAGAGGACTCCTCCGGCTTGAGGTGTCTTCCTGCCGGAAGATCGAGCGCGAGCTCATGGAACGGGTGCTCTCCACCCTTTTCGGAGAGGGTCATTACGAGCTCGAGGCTCGCGCTTGGGTGGAGGATTGA